A single Oncorhynchus mykiss isolate Arlee chromosome 22, USDA_OmykA_1.1, whole genome shotgun sequence DNA region contains:
- the LOC118943635 gene encoding uncharacterized protein LOC118943635, which translates to MEFVGREEDFDPVAQQLASSEDEGRANENEAADQRPVEPEVKRMASIGKIDVFDDTQENWATYIERLEQYFIANDIADNKRVPALLSLIGPKTYSLLRDLTAPLKPSNKTFTEIVEILQNHLSPKPLLIAERFRFHKRDQNEGEGVSTYVAVLKKLSEHCQLGENLNDTLRDRFVCGLKHEHIQKRLLTESELTFAKAVEIAVAMEIATKDAFELQSKRSTDLSQISLHKFSRSRQRPRVAEKCNRCDRDGHKAEDCRFKDEICHKCSRRGHIQRACKAKFSHISKTEKIKGLVNTLAENSGSDSDERLIGTMALNTVTSPSSSIIWVTPDIKGKPLKMELDTGSAVSIISTTVYNEHFKAIKLKNTNVLLKTYSGERLSPMGALQVRVHYGGQTQQLQLYVVPGTGPPLFGREWLSKIKLNWCDLKMLHTFQSKEKGTDQTLEHLRKKYNTVFSDQMGTVKGFTAKLVLRDDATPKFCKARSVPYSLRPKVEAEIDRLQDTGILTKVDRSEWATPIVPIVKKDGSVRMCGDFEVTVNSMLHVDQYPLPRLDDIFAALAGGKHFSKIDLKQAYLQLPVEESSKQYLTINTHKGLYRYNRLVFGIASAPAIWQRTIDQILQGIPGTQCILDDMIITGRTDKEHLANLEEVLKRLKEYGLQANLKKCEFFKDKIVFCGHEIDCNGLHKTQDKIEAVVQAPRPQNITEVRSFTGLINYYRRFLPNLSAVLQPLNQLLEKNRTWRWTEQCENAFLEAKRLITSEQVLMHYDPEMPVKLACDASPYGLGAVLSHTLKDGSERPVAFASRTLNDAEKNYSQIDKEALALVWGVKKFHAYLYGKRFTLVTDHQPLLSIFSPKKGIPAMTAARLQRYALFLASHMYDIEFKPSSLHTNADGLSRLPCTRERQRRVDAVDMFHTAQLKALPVTSTVIKQETRKDVKGLETLHMPAPVPVHPWEWPAEPWQRIHVDYAGPFEKHIYFSSSPPYKEGLKERF; encoded by the coding sequence ATGGAGTTCGTAGGAAGAGAGGAAGATTTTGACCCTGTAGCACAACAGCTAGCAAGCAGTGAAGACGAGGGGAGAGCTAATGAGAACGAGGCGGCAGATCAAAGACCCGTGGAGCCGGAGGTAAAGAGAATGGCTAGCATCGGGAAAATAGATGTGTTTGATGACACGCAAGAAAACTGGGCAACTTACATTGAACGACTGGAACAGTACTTCATTGCAAACGACATAGCTGATAACAAAAGAGTACCAGCGTTGTTGAGTTTAATTGGCCCAAAAACATACAGTTTGCTAAGAGATCTGACTGCCCCTCTGAAGCCCTCAAATAAAACATTCACAGAGATTGTGGAGATATTGCAAAATCACCTATCACCTAAACCACTCCTCATCGCGGAACGTTTTCGTTTCCACAAGAGAGATCAGAATGAGGGGGAGGGTGTTAGTACATATGTAGCAGTGTTGAAGAAACTGTCTGAACATTGCCAGTTGGGAGAGAACCTAAATGACACATTAAGGGATAGATTTGTGTGTGGACTGAAACATGAACACATTCAAAAACGTTTGCTCACAGAATCAGAGCTCACGTTTGCAAAGGCTGTTGAAATTGCTGTGGCTATGGAAATCGCGACTAAAGATGCATTTGAGTTGCAAAGTAAAAGAAGTACTGACCTGTCACAAATTTCCCTGCACAAGTTTTCACGCAGTCGACAGCGCCCCCGTGTGGCCGAAAAATGCAACAGGTGTGACAGAGATGGTCACAAAGCAGAGGACTGCCGTTTCAAAGACGAAATTTGTCACAAATGCAGTAGAAGAGGGCACATTCAAAGAGCATGCAAAGCAAAATTCAGTCACATCAGTAAAACTGAGAAAATTAAAGGGTTGGTGAATACACTAGCAGAGAACAGTGGCAGTGATTCAGATGAACGATTAATTGGTACAATGGCGTTAAACACAGTGACTTCTCCCAGCAGTAGCATAATATGGGTGACACCAGATATCAAAGGCAAACCCCTCAAAATGGAGCTGGACACAGGATCTGCAGTGTCTATAATTTCCACTACTGTCTACAATGAGCACTTTAAGGCTATCAAGCTGAAGAACACAAATGTGTTGCTGAAGACATACTCAGGAGAGAGATTGAGCCCAATGGGGGCGTTGCAGGTCAGAGTGCATTATGGGGGGCAAACACAGCAGTTACAGCTGTATGTGGTGCCTGGAACTGGCCCCCCATTATTTGGCAGGGAATGGCTTTCAAAAATAAAGCTGAATTGGTGTGACTTGAAAATGCTCCACACGTTCCAGTCCAAAGAGAAAGGCACAGACCAAACACTGGAACACTTGCGGAAGAAATACAACACAGTTTTCAGTGATCAGATGGGAACAGTAAAAGGCTTCACAGCAAAACTTGTACTAAGAGATGACGCAACCCCGAAATTCTGCAAAGCCAGATCTGTTCCATACTCCCTGAGACCAAAGGTGGAAGCGGAAATCGATCGCTTGCAGGATACAGGGATCCTGACGAAAGTGGACAGAAGCGAATGGGCCACACCCATAGTTCCTATTGTGAAGAAAGACGGGTCTGTTAGAATGTGTGGGGACTTCGAGGTAACTGTGAATTCAATGTTGCATGTGGACCAATACCCCCTACCACGTCTGGATGACATCTTTGCTGCACTAGCTGGTGGGAAACACTTCAGTAAAATCGATCTGAAACAGGCTTACCTGCAGCTACCGGTTGAAGAGAGTTCCAAACAGTACctgacaataaacacacacaaaggtcTATACAGGTATAACCGCCTGGTTTTTGGCATTGCATCAGCCCCAGCCATTTGGCAACGAACTATTGACCAGATTTTGCAAGGAATCCCAGGAACCCAGTGTATCCTGGATGACATGATCATAACAGGACGCACCGACAAAGAGCACCTGGCTAACCTGGAAGAGGTCCTGAAAAGACTGAAAGAGTATGGTCTACAGGCAAACTTAAAGAAGTGTGAGTTCTTCAAAGACAAGATTGTCTTCTGTGGACATGAGATTGACTGCAATGGATTGcacaaaacacaggacaaaatCGAGGCAGTGGTACAGGCACCACGACCACAAAATATCACAGAAGTAAGATCTTTCACGGGACTGATCAATTACTACAGAAGATTCCTCCCAAACCTTTCAGCAGTACTCCAGCCTCTAAATCAGCTCCTGGAAAAGAATAGGACATGGCGGTGGACAGAACAGTGTGAAAATGCATTTCTGGAGGCAAAACGGCTCATAACATCTGAACAGGTCCTGATGCATTACGACCCTGAAATGCCAGTGAAGTTGGCTTGTGATGCGTCCCCTTATGGATTAGGGGCAGTCctttcacacacactgaaagatggGTCAGAGAGGCCAGTTGCATTTGCGTCACGAACATTGAATGATGCAGAGAAAAACTACTCACAAATCGACAAAGAAGCACTGGCACTAGTGTGGGGCGTCAAGAAATTCCACGCATACCTATATGGCAAGCGTTTCACACTGGTTACAGATCACCAGCCGTTGCTTTCCATTTTCAGTCCAAAGAAAGGCATTCCGGCAATGACAGCAGCCAGGTTACAGCGATATGCCCTGTTCCTTGCCAGTCATATGTATGACATTGAGTTTAAGCCGTCATCCCTCCACACGAATGCAGATGGATTATCCAGACTGCCGTGtacaagagaaagacaaaggagggtGGATGCAGTGGACATGTTCCATACCGCTCAGCTCAAGGCCCTACCAGTCACAAGCACAGTTATCAAACAGGAGACAAGGAAAGATGTGAAGGGTTTGGAAACCCTTCACATGCCTGCTCCTGTCCCAGTCCACCCATGGGAATGGCCCGCAGAGCCATGGCAGAGAATTCATGTGGACTACGCTGGTCCTTTTGAAAAGCACATATATTTTTCTTCTTCGCCACCTTATAAAGAGGGCTTAAAAGAGAGATTCTAA